CATCGCGCACCAGGCGGACCAGGTCCTCGGCGTAGTCCACACCGTCGGGGTGGCGGATCCACTCACCGCCCGGGTCGCCCGGCGGGTCGCCGCGGACGGCCAGCACGTTACGCACTCCCACCCCGGCGAGCCGGCCGACCACGTGGCGCAGCTCGGCGACGGAGTGGTTGACCGCGGTCAGGTGGGCCATCGGCAGCAGGGTGGTCTCGGTGGCGATCCGCTCGGTCACCGCCACGGTGGTGTCCCGGGTCGAGCCGCCAGCGCCATACGTGATCGACACGAACGACGGGCGCAGCGACTCCAACTCGCGGATGGCCTGCCAGAGCAGCCGCTCCCCCGCCTCGGTCTTGGGCGGAAAGAACTCGAACGAGAAGGTCGGTTGGCGCTCACGGATGAGCTCCCCGATCGCCGGCTGCGGATTGGGGAGTACCGAGGGGAGACCGAGCGCCACGACCCGACTCTAGCGGGCAACGCCACCATGACCCAGACGCTTCCCACCCCGGCGGCCGATGTCGCCCTACGCGCCCAGGCCCGGCCGGCGGAAAGGCGTCGTACCCCCGGGGTAGGAATGGGTGGTGTGGGAGGGGCGGCGGGGGCGGCCCGGGTCCCGCGCGGGGGTCAGCAACCGAGCGGTGACGCCGGCCCCGCCCGGTCGGGCGGGTGGGTCGTCACCGCGCCGACGCCCGCCAGGAGGACCCATGACCCCGCCCGCATCGCCACGCCCAGCGCAGCTCGGGCCGCTGCTGGCCCGGCGCCGGCTGGCCCGTGGCTGGAGCCAGCAGCGCGCCGCCGCCGAGTTGTGTGCCGCCGCCGGGGTGCCGACGCTGAGCCGGCACGAGGTGTCCCGGTGGGAACGACAGCGACGCGTGCCCGGCGGGTTCTGGCTCGGCTGGCTCGCCGTCGTCCTGGACGTGCCGCTGGTGGCGCTCGCCGAGGCCGCCGCGGCCACCCGTCGGGCCGGCGCGACGCGAGCCACCGGACCGGGCCGCGTCCCGGTGGCCGGCACCCGACCGGCCGGGCGGACCGGCCCCGGCCGCACCGGTGGGACTACGCGTGGCGGTAGCGCGCGGGCTTCGGCGACCCGCTAGCGTCGAGGCGTGACCCACGCTGCTCCCGTGTCTCCCGTCGACCGTGCCGGCCTGCGGCAGCGGGTCGACAAAGCCCTCACCGAGTTCCTGGCCGGCCAACGTGTCCGGCTCGCCGCCGTGGACGACGCCCTGATCCCGGTGGCCGAGGCGATCGAGGCATTCGTGCTCGGCGGCGGCAAGCGGCTGCGTCCGGCATTCGCGTACTGGGGGTTCCGGGGCGCCGGTGGGGTGGACGGCGACCAGGTGCTCACGGCCCTGGCCGCACTGGAGTTCGTACAGGCCAGTGCCCTGATCCACGACGACCTGATGGACCGCTCCGACACCCGCCGCGGCGAGCCCGCGGTGCACCGGCGGTTCGCCACGCGGCACCGGGAGGCCGGCTGGGGCGGTGACCCGGACGGCTTCGGCGACGCCGCGGCCATCCTGCTCGGCGACCTCTGTCTGGTCTGGTCCGACGAGCTGCTGCACTCCTCGGGACTGGACCTGTGGTCGTTGGCCCGGGCCCGGCCGGTCTTCGACGAGATGCGCACCGAGGTCACCGTCGGGCAATATCTCGACGTGCTGACGCAGGTCACCGGCGACACCTCCGTGGAACGGGCCAGCAAGGTCGCCCGGTACAAGTCCGCGAAGTACACCGTCGAGCGTCCGATGCTGCTCGGGGCCGCGCTGGCCGACGCGACGGCCGACGTGCGGACGGCCTACTCGGCGTACGGGCTGCCGCTCGGCGAGGCGTTCCAGCTCCGCGACGACGTGCTGGGGGTCTTCGGTGACCCGGCGCTGACCGGTAAGCCGGCCGGGGACGACCTACGCGAGGGCAAGCGCACCTACCTGGTGGCGGCGGCCGTGGAGGCCACCGACGACGCGGGCCGCGAGCTGCTGCTCAGCCGGC
The window above is part of the Micromonospora sp. LH3U1 genome. Proteins encoded here:
- a CDS encoding helix-turn-helix domain-containing protein; this translates as MTPPASPRPAQLGPLLARRRLARGWSQQRAAAELCAAAGVPTLSRHEVSRWERQRRVPGGFWLGWLAVVLDVPLVALAEAAAATRRAGATRATGPGRVPVAGTRPAGRTGPGRTGGTTRGGSARASATR
- a CDS encoding polyprenyl synthetase family protein codes for the protein MTHAAPVSPVDRAGLRQRVDKALTEFLAGQRVRLAAVDDALIPVAEAIEAFVLGGGKRLRPAFAYWGFRGAGGVDGDQVLTALAALEFVQASALIHDDLMDRSDTRRGEPAVHRRFATRHREAGWGGDPDGFGDAAAILLGDLCLVWSDELLHSSGLDLWSLARARPVFDEMRTEVTVGQYLDVLTQVTGDTSVERASKVARYKSAKYTVERPMLLGAALADATADVRTAYSAYGLPLGEAFQLRDDVLGVFGDPALTGKPAGDDLREGKRTYLVAAAVEATDDAGRELLLSRLGDPELDEQGVTRLRELISASGALARTEQRIVTLTDAALAALTAVDLDTEARQALVDLAIAATRRAD